A window of the Helianthus annuus cultivar XRQ/B chromosome 4, HanXRQr2.0-SUNRISE, whole genome shotgun sequence genome harbors these coding sequences:
- the LOC110936775 gene encoding ATP-dependent 6-phosphofructokinase 6 translates to MHSGSVGAIKLSSGNNNNNRKSKVKLSHRSKSMGPPPATTSSQPKVVTGDHGYILEDVPHLTDYIPHLPTYPNPLQDNPAYAVVKQYFVDMDDTVAQQIVVHANSPRGTHFRRAGPRQKVYFKSEDVHACIVTCGGLCPGLNTVIREIVASLHDMYGVTRIEGIEGGYRGFYSRNTIQLTPKKVNGIHKRGGTIIGTSRGGYDNNKIVSSIQDRGINQVYIIGGDGTQKGASAIYEEVRRRGLQVAVVGIPKTIDNDIPVIDKSFGFDTAVEEAQRAIDAAHVEAESNENCIGLVKLMGRNSGFIAMYATLASRDVDCCLIPESPFYLEGPGGLFEYIEKRIKENGHMVIVVAEGAGQDLVAESLRTNDNKDASGNKLLNDVGLWLSQKIKDHFKKHPEMEFNLKYIDPTYMIRAVPSNASDNVYSTLLAQSAVHGAMAGHTGFIVGPVHGRECYLPFYRITEKQNKVVITDRMWARMLSSTNQPSFLSTKDIIESIMDEAPPTQLLDDQGAQNGSVAKETTVC, encoded by the exons ATGCATTCTGGTTCAGTCGGTGCTATTAAGTTGAgcagtggtaataataataataatcggAAATCTAAAGTGAAGTTAAGTCATCGGAGTAAGAGTATGGGTCCACCGCCGGCAACGACGTCGTCTCAACCGAAGGTTGTCACTGGTGATCATGGGTATATACTTGAAGATGTTCCTCATTTGACTGATTATATCCCTCATCTTccg ACTTATCCTAATCCACTACAAGATAATCCTGCATACGCGGTTGTTAA gCAGTATTTTGTTGACATGGATGACACCGTTGCTCAACAG ATTGTTGTTCATGCTAATAGTCCTAGAGGTACACATTTTCGACGTGCAGGACCCCGTCAAAAG GTGTACTTTAAGTCAGAAGATGTTCATGCTTGTATAGTGACGTGTGGGGGGCTATGCCCCGGTCTCAACACTGTGATTAGAGAAATAGTTGCTAGTTTACACGATATGTATGGTGTTACAAGAATCGAAGGGATTGAA GGTGGATACAGAGGTTTCTACTCGCGAAATACAATTCAATTAACACCTAAAAAGGTAAACGGTATTCATAAACGAGGTGGGACCATCATTGGGACATCACGCGGTGGCTATGATAATAACAAAATAGTAAGTAGTATTCAAGATCGGGGAATCAATCAG GTGTATATAATAGGAGGAGACGGAACACAAAAAGGGGCGTCTGCTATCTACGag GAAGTTAGAAGGAGGGGTCTTCAAGTTGCAGTTGTCGGGATTCCAAAAACTATTGATAACGACATTCCG GTTATTGATAAGTCATTTGGATTTGATACCGCTGTTGAGGAAGCTCAACGTGCTATTGATGCAGCACATGTTGAGGCAGAGAGTAATGAGAACTGTATCGGGCTTGTTAAGTTAATGGGTCGAAATAGTG gGTTTATTGCAATGTATGCAACTCTTGCAAGCCGAGATGTCGATTGCTGTTTGATTCCCGAGTCGCCTTTCTATCTTGAAGGACCAGGGGGTCTTTTTGAATACATAGAAAAAAGAATAAAAGAAAACGGGCATATGGTAATTGTTGTGGCAGAAGGTGCGGGTCAAGATCTTGTTGCCGAGAGCTTAAGAACCAACGATAACAAGGATGCCTCTGGAAACAAGCTTTTAAACGATGTTGGATTATGGTTATCTCAAAAGATCAAG GATCATTTTAAAAAGCATCCAGAAATGGAGTTCAACCTTAAATACATAG ATCCTACATACATGATTCGAGCTGTTCCAAGCAACGCATCAGATAACGTTTACAGCACTCTTCTAGCTCAAAGTGCGGTTCATGGAGCCATGGCTGGCCACACCGGCTTCATCGTGGGACCTGTTCATGGTAGAGAATGTTACCTACCATTTTAT AGAATAACAGAGAAGCAAAACAAGGTTGTGATAACCGACAGGATGTGGGCCCGAATGTTGTCTTCAACAAATCAACCGAGTTTTTTGAGCACGAAAGATATCATCGAGTCGATTATGGATGAAGCGCCGCCTACGCAGTTGCTAGATGACCAGGGAGCGCAGAACGGTTCGGTGGCCAAGGAAACTACTGTTTGCTGA